A single region of the Jatrophihabitans sp. GAS493 genome encodes:
- a CDS encoding YbhN family protein, with protein sequence MTKRLAMVLVLLTVAAIAMRPYIVHAAGAISHPKPVWLIIAVLAELASMAAFAFLQLGLLKAGGVRVPARKMVALTYAANAVSVSLPAGSALSTGYTFKRLRGWGANIPLATFTLIASGVLSTLSFGVLALFAGAFAGARQGSPELILIGLPIAVLVVVALRRLLRNPEAVIHSIERMLVLVNRLLRREPLAGHDRVRGIINELRQIKPRRRDWAAGGAFAAINWLADLACLIACCHAVGIHSASITLAVVAYLAGTTASSVSLLPGGFGVVDTAMILTLSHGGLSAVTATSGVLLYRLVSVIFIVALGWVMWTAWWAIDRRKANRVTVDAMMLEALTPGAFQPSPMPLVAPAASADPEPRPERLAVMSSAASGPGPVNLQMLAATAAQSCIAHSALIAIPEGGHRPSATCRSARRHRPDRAGQRRSAHPQSRRRLG encoded by the coding sequence ATGACCAAACGACTGGCGATGGTGCTTGTCCTGCTCACGGTTGCCGCGATCGCGATGCGCCCCTACATCGTCCATGCCGCTGGCGCGATCTCCCACCCCAAGCCCGTCTGGTTGATCATTGCGGTGCTGGCTGAGCTCGCTTCGATGGCAGCCTTCGCCTTCCTGCAGTTGGGCCTGTTGAAGGCCGGGGGCGTGCGGGTTCCGGCTCGCAAGATGGTGGCCCTCACCTACGCCGCCAACGCGGTGAGCGTGTCACTGCCAGCCGGCTCGGCCCTCTCTACCGGCTACACCTTCAAGCGGCTGCGCGGCTGGGGCGCGAACATTCCGCTGGCCACCTTCACGCTGATCGCCTCCGGTGTGTTGAGCACCCTGTCGTTCGGGGTTCTCGCGCTCTTCGCCGGGGCCTTCGCCGGAGCTCGGCAGGGGAGTCCGGAGCTCATCCTCATCGGCCTGCCGATCGCAGTCCTCGTCGTGGTCGCGCTCCGCCGCCTGCTGCGCAACCCCGAAGCGGTGATCCACTCCATTGAGCGGATGCTTGTGCTGGTCAACCGGCTGCTGCGCCGGGAGCCACTGGCCGGGCATGACCGGGTTCGTGGAATCATCAATGAATTGCGGCAGATCAAGCCGCGCCGACGGGATTGGGCGGCCGGCGGTGCCTTCGCCGCGATCAACTGGCTGGCCGACCTGGCCTGCCTGATCGCCTGCTGCCATGCGGTTGGGATTCACAGCGCCTCGATCACGCTGGCCGTCGTCGCCTACCTCGCGGGCACCACCGCCTCCAGCGTTTCACTGCTGCCGGGCGGGTTCGGAGTCGTGGACACGGCGATGATCCTCACCCTGAGTCATGGTGGGCTCAGTGCCGTCACCGCGACCTCTGGTGTGCTGCTCTACCGGCTGGTGAGTGTCATCTTCATCGTGGCGCTCGGTTGGGTGATGTGGACAGCATGGTGGGCCATCGACCGCCGTAAGGCCAACCGGGTCACCGTCGATGCGATGATGCTCGAGGCGCTGACTCCCGGGGCCTTCCAGCCATCCCCGATGCCGTTGGTTGCTCCCGCCGCTTCGGCCGATCCTGAACCGAGGCCCGAGCGGTTGGCCGTGATGAGCAGCGCCGCCTCTGGGCCCGGCCCGGTCAATCTGCAGATGCTGGCCGCTACCGCAGCGCAGAGCTGCATCGCCCACTCTGCTCTCATCGCGATTCCCGAGGGTGGGCACCGTCCGTCGGCCACCTGCCGGTCGGCTCGTCGGCATCGACCCGATCGGGCCGGACAGCGTCGCTCGGCTCATCCGCAGTCCAGACGCCGACTCGGCTAA
- a CDS encoding SDR family oxidoreductase has protein sequence MTSKIWFITGTSRGFGREWAIAALERGDKVVATARDTASVKDLVEQFGENILPIDLDVTDRTAVFAAVTQAHDHFGRLDIVVNNAGYGQFGMIEELSEQEARHQLETNVFGALWVTQAALPYLREQGSGHIVQVSSIGGISAFPNIGMYHASKWALEGFSQSLAQEVAPFGIKVTLIEPAGYSTDWGGASSKHTTPIAAYDDLRTAVAEQRKARTGIAGDPTATREAVLTVVDSPNPPLRIFFGDGVLGIAQRDYESRLATWREWEPTSIAAHGKKD, from the coding sequence ATGACATCAAAGATCTGGTTCATCACCGGCACTTCCCGAGGCTTCGGCCGCGAATGGGCGATCGCTGCCCTGGAACGCGGTGACAAGGTAGTGGCGACCGCCCGAGACACGGCAAGCGTCAAGGACCTCGTCGAACAGTTCGGCGAGAACATCCTCCCGATTGACCTCGACGTCACCGACCGTACCGCCGTCTTCGCCGCGGTCACGCAGGCCCACGACCATTTCGGCCGACTCGACATCGTGGTGAACAACGCCGGCTATGGGCAGTTCGGCATGATTGAGGAGCTGAGCGAGCAGGAGGCCCGCCACCAGCTCGAGACGAATGTATTCGGTGCTCTCTGGGTCACCCAGGCCGCATTGCCATATCTACGCGAGCAGGGCAGCGGGCACATTGTGCAGGTCTCCTCGATCGGTGGCATCTCGGCCTTCCCGAACATCGGGATGTATCACGCGTCGAAGTGGGCGCTCGAGGGATTCAGCCAGTCGCTGGCCCAAGAGGTCGCGCCCTTCGGGATCAAGGTGACGCTCATCGAACCGGCGGGATACTCGACCGACTGGGGCGGCGCATCCTCCAAGCACACCACACCGATCGCCGCCTATGACGACCTGCGGACCGCGGTCGCCGAGCAGCGAAAGGCTCGGACGGGCATCGCCGGCGACCCGACTGCCACTCGCGAGGCTGTGTTGACGGTCGTCGACTCGCCGAACCCCCCGCTTCGAATCTTCTTCGGCGACGGCGTGCTCGGCATCGCCCAGCGTGACTACGAATCCCGATTGGCAACGTGGCGCGAGTGGGAGCCGACCTCGATCGCCGCCCACGGCAAGAAGGACTGA
- a CDS encoding crotonase/enoyl-CoA hydratase family protein, with translation MLAEPVTVQTDGPVTTISLNRPEVRNAVDRPTAEALAAAFRQFDSDETAAVAVLHGIGGNFCAGADLKAVSTENVNRVAADGDAPMGLARLRLGKPVIAAINGYAVAGGLELALWADLRVADDDAVLGVFCRRWGVPLVDGGTVNLPRLIGLSRAMDLILTGRAVGAAEAHDIGLVNRVVPSGTALAAAQQLARKLASFPQICLRNDRLSALEQSGLDNTAALANEFVHGMASAAEAIQGAAKFTEGAGRHGSFGD, from the coding sequence ATGCTTGCCGAGCCGGTAACCGTCCAGACGGACGGCCCCGTCACCACGATCAGTCTCAACCGGCCGGAGGTGCGTAACGCGGTCGATCGGCCGACGGCCGAGGCGCTCGCGGCGGCGTTTCGGCAGTTCGACTCTGATGAGACGGCCGCGGTAGCGGTCCTGCATGGAATCGGCGGCAACTTCTGCGCCGGCGCCGACCTGAAGGCAGTCAGCACCGAGAACGTCAACCGCGTCGCTGCCGATGGTGATGCGCCGATGGGCCTAGCCCGCCTGCGTCTCGGCAAGCCGGTCATCGCCGCCATCAACGGCTATGCAGTAGCCGGCGGCCTCGAACTCGCCCTCTGGGCCGATCTGCGGGTGGCCGACGATGACGCCGTGCTGGGAGTCTTCTGCCGCCGCTGGGGCGTTCCACTGGTCGACGGTGGAACAGTCAATCTTCCACGGCTGATCGGCCTCTCCCGAGCCATGGACCTCATCCTCACCGGACGGGCGGTCGGCGCTGCGGAGGCCCACGACATCGGGCTGGTCAACCGCGTTGTGCCGAGCGGGACCGCACTGGCGGCCGCGCAGCAACTGGCCCGCAAGCTCGCCAGCTTCCCGCAGATCTGCCTACGCAACGATCGCCTCTCCGCTCTCGAACAGAGCGGCCTCGACAACACGGCGGCACTGGCCAACGAGTTCGTTCACGGGATGGCCTCGGCCGCCGAGGCCATCCAAGGAGCCGCGAAGTTCACCGAGGGTGCCGGCCGGCACGGATCATTCGGCGACTGA
- a CDS encoding hotdog fold domain-containing protein: MRVQQLYERSLRVPLVGRAAFSLAAAAKAPYFLSIAPTVLELRPNYAEVRVRSWWGTHNHIGTVHAIAAANGLEMAMGVLAEATIPSHLRWIPKGMQLDYVALSTSSLTAVAETSPEDWLEPGEVPVRVRAVRRDGVTTVEGTITLHTSLR, encoded by the coding sequence ATGCGCGTGCAGCAACTCTATGAACGGTCACTGCGGGTTCCGCTTGTCGGTCGCGCAGCCTTCTCGCTGGCAGCGGCGGCAAAGGCGCCGTACTTTCTCAGCATCGCACCCACCGTGCTCGAGTTGCGTCCGAACTACGCCGAGGTGCGGGTACGCAGCTGGTGGGGCACCCACAATCACATCGGCACCGTGCACGCCATCGCGGCGGCGAACGGCCTGGAGATGGCGATGGGCGTGCTGGCGGAGGCGACGATTCCTTCACATTTGCGGTGGATTCCCAAGGGAATGCAGCTGGACTACGTTGCCCTGTCGACCTCCTCTCTGACCGCAGTCGCGGAGACTTCACCGGAGGACTGGTTGGAGCCGGGCGAGGTACCGGTGCGTGTGCGGGCGGTGCGACGTGACGGTGTGACCACAGTCGAAGGCACGATCACGCTGCACACATCCCTTCGATAG